TAAGACCTTGTCGATATTCTGCTCCTTTTCGACTGAAATGCTTGGTGCTGCCGGTTTTTTGCTCCAGATAAATTTAAGTGGCCTATCCGTTAAAAGCAGTTGAAGATGCAGCACGCCATGAGTTACCCCCAAAGGATAGTTTCTTCCTACAGCCGCAGATGACATATATGCAAAAATTGCGAGAATGCCGATTGCCAGCCCCGATTGCCATGGTTTCCAGGGGCGTGTAATAACTTTTCTAAACCGGCCCCCGTCGATTGATGTAACCTCGTATGTTTTTTCACTCTGTTTCCGTTTAAACACCAAAAAAACTAAGGTCAACAATCCAAAGATACATGCAAGTGCCCAGAACGGCAAGCCTGTCAGGGATGAAAGTGTAATCGGCCCGCCGGTTTCGGATTTCAGAACAAAACCCTTCATGTAATCCTGGAATCCTTTAAACGGTCCATGCTCCACTAAAGCTATTCCTAATGGTATGCCAAGTAGTCCGGCCATGGAATTAATATTTCCGGATGCAGACTTATAAAGGCATCCGCTGACGCATCCGCCCGCCATGACAATACCTGTACCGAACAAGAGACCTCCCACAACATAATTGAGCCATAGGAATGGTTTAGGATTTAATATAATAAAACCTGTAATGTCGAGCACTGCAAAACCCACCATGCTGACAACAATAGCGATCCAGAGCCCAAAAACTTTTGAACGGTCTTTCATCATAATTACTTCACTAAAAGCGCTTGATCCGCAAAGTTCACCCTTTTTGAGGAAAAAACCGAAAAGAAAACCGATTGGTATGGCGGTTAAAACCCACACACGCGTATAAACCGCCAGTAAAGTAATTCCTGAAAGAATAACAGAACATAAAACAAAATACTTCTTCCAGTTAATTATTTTATCGGAAGATGTCATAACTATACCTCATCATATAATATTATTAAGTATCATTAATACAATTTTGCACCTTAGCTCAGACCAACCACATCCTAAATTGTTCAATAGGTGAAATGTTTGTCTGGTGCTTCACCTGCCCGGCCAAGATCAGGAATTGTATGGGCCGACCATCTTTATGAACCCTTATTCGTGTTGCAGGCCAATTGGCACAGCAACGCGCCATCTCCACACTCGCCGAATTCAAATTGAAAAACCGGATGATTAACTCCGAAACGTTTCAGGAGTGTATCCCGGATTATTCCGGACAATTGATTTGTGGCATTTACGAGTTGATCAGAAACTACAACATGGCAGGTAAGGGCCACCAATCACCACCGACAAGCCATGTATGCAGGTAATGAATGCCGCAACACCGGGAAGCTCTTCAAGAGTTCTTTTGACATCCATCAGATCCAATCCAATGGGTGTTCCATCCATTAAAACGTGAACTGATTCCTTCAAAAGAGAAAAGCAATTCACTAAAATATATACCACTATCATAAGGCTGAGTATCGAATCGATCCATAACCATGGTGTGAAATGCAAAATAATGGCTCCGGCCAAAACTGCTACAGATGTGAGAAGGTCTCCCATCATATGGAAAAACGCGCCGCGTATATTCAGGTTGTGCTTTGAATCCTTATGCAGGAGCCAAGCGGAGAATCCGTTTCCCGCTATGCCCACAAGTGCAAGAACAGCCACAAACCCGGCTCCGACAGGAGAAGGATTCGACAGTCGTTTTACGGAACGGCTCAGTATGGTAATTAAAAGCCGTTTATCCGTTGTATCCGCAAGTTTATGACCGTGTTCCATCAGCATTGACCTTTTTATAGTTTAAACTTGTTCAGATACTCCTCAAGTTTTATCTTATTTTCCTCATCAAGTTGCGGACAATCCTCTACTCCCTTAGCGCCTTCGGCCAGAAGTGCTGAAAAAACCATGCAGGTAGATTGACCGCAGTCACGGCAATTTGTTTTCGGCAGAAGTTTCACAATTTCTATAATCTTTGGCTTGGGAGTACTTTCATAGCATGGCGTGATTTCCATCCGCTTTTCCCATGTATCATTAATCTCCCGCTTGAGCCATTCAAGAACTCTGTCTGCCTCATCCTCTTTTTGTCTTCTTATAGTAAACAACAATGCGATTAATGTAATGGGGCTGATTTTTGGAATTCTTCCTCATACCATGCCCGGCCTTTTGTTTTGAGCCCGATTATACGAGTAATTGGGAACCTCCTATCTTGCAATAAGCTTTACTATCTCTTCAGGGCTTAGAACCTTTCCAACTGATTTCACATCGCCGTCAATAGCCAGGGCAGGTGTTACCATCACCCCGAAGTTGGTGATCTCCATGATGTCGGTTATTTTCTCCACCAAGCAGTCGGTGCCGATTTCTTTTACCGCTTGCTGAACATTTTTAGTGAGTTTTTCACATTTTGGGCAACCAGTACCCAGAATTTGAATTTTTTTCATGTCTGACCTCCTGTAATGATTCTTTCCTCATTCAAGACGCAGGATTGTAAGGATATGTTATGCCGTGCCCTTACACTATGACACCTGAAACACAAAATCTATTTCTGACACCCGCAATCAACATTACCGGCGATTATTTCTCTCCATTCGCCGATGACGTCATGTGTCCAGCAGTCATCAGCACCGGCTGCCTCCCGCATGACGAGAGCAAATATATATGACAGCTCCTTAACCGTTGCTCCAGCTTCCAAAGCTCCTTTGAAGTGCTTGAGCACGCAGGGCTTGGAACGACCCTTGATGGAAACGGCAAAGCAGATAAACTGATAGGTCTTCTCATCTATTGTCCGCTTACTGGCATACAACTCATCCATTTTGTCCAGCAGTTCAGTAAATTCAGGAAAAAATTCTGCAAGCATTCTCATTTTAATTACTCCTTATTTTCTTATAGTATTTAAAACTCTCTTCAAAATCAGCAGAAAGAAACAGCTCATAAATTTCTGTTTCCCTTACCTCTTATCTATAGTTCTTTCCAAGCTTTGACGGTATCACCCGTTTTATTAGAAGATGTATGTGAAACAATAATATATGCCGGCAAGTATAAAAACCACGGCAGTAATTTTCCTGGCCCAGATTTCAAATACGGACAACTTGTTGTACGCCCTTGATACCAGTTGAGTTGAAATCCCCATCAAAACAGCAATGCCCAATACAGGAAGGGCGGTTCCAATACCGTAAATGGCTGGCAGCATAATGCTGGACTCATGTTTTACCGCAACAGAAAACAGGCTGCCAAAAAATAATGCTGCTGATACGGGACAGAACGAAAGTGCAAAAACGATACCCAATAATCCTGCGCCAAGAACTCCTAAACGCTTAATTTTGCCCTGTAGCTTATTAGCAATATACCCTGCACCGTCACTTATATTAAACTTAATGATGTTGAGCAAAAGGAGTCCTGTTAAAACTAAAAAAGGCCCCATTATAATATTCATATAATTTTGAAGAAAATTTGCAACAACCGGAACTAAATTTGCGCTCGACACCAACAGAGCCCCAAGAACCGTATACGTGAGCATTCTACCAAACATATACAGAACCCCGGCTACAAAAACACCTTTTTTAGTTGATATCTGGCCTCCAATATAGGAAACAGCGGCAATGTTGGTTGCAAGCGGGCAGGGGCTTATGGAGGTCAGGATACCTAACCATAAAGCCATAACTATGGCTATCATAAAGGGTGTCACAATCTCTTGCCCTTATGACAGGTAGAGTTTAATTTCATTGCGTATATATTCTTTAAAAGCCTCCTCATTATGAACAAGCTCCCAAACTTTCTGTAGATTTTTCCACTGCTGTTCTTTTCCATTTACAATATCAGAGACAATAACGGATTTTGTGAACAACTGGTACTCCTTGGCAAAATGTTTGTTTTTCGGTTCATCCACATTGACCACTTCCATCTTAACCAATCCGGCGCTTATTTCATTTCCAAAATAATTATCTACGGTTTCTCTTGTCAGTTTCTCGATGCGCTTGCAGGTGTAACAACGATTTTTTCCGTGGAAATAATACACAATTATCTTGTGACTATTAGCTTGATTCACTTTCCCATCAGTAATATTTTGCTCTGTTGAACCGGATTCTGCTATACCTTTGGTAGTTTTATCCTCAGCACTGCAAGCAGTTTGAACAACAACGAATACCAGAATTACTGCCAAACAGAAAATCAGGCTCCCCGATTTTTTGTTTAATTCCATGAATCTACTCCTTTCTTAAGACATTATTTTCCAATCCAGGTTTTGATCTCTTCTTTCTTTGGTATCTTTCCGACACTTTTGACTTCACCGTTTATTATAATAGCCGGAGTACCTAAAACACCGTAGCCGGCAATTTGCATAATATCGGTTACTTTTTCTATATTAGCGGTTATGCCTTCTTCTGCGACTACCTGCCTGACAATTTCTTCTGTTTTTTTACACTTTGAACATCCTGGTCCTAGTACTTTAATTTCCATTTTGATTCCTTCCGGTTATAGTTATATTTGATTCATAACATCTTCGATCCCGGCCATTATTTTTTTTATTTAAAAGGCACCGTATATCATTCCGGCAATAGTGGACATGATTACGATGATAGTACAAAAAGTTGCTGTTTTCTTTACCCCCATAACGCTGCCGATTACCAGCATGTTGGGAAGCGACAGCGCCGGTCCGGCCAGAAGCAGAGCCAGTGCAGGCCCCTTGCCCATTCCGGCCCCTATTAAGCCTTGCAGAATAGGAACCTCCGTCAATGTTGCAAAATACATTAATGCTCCGGCCAGAGAAGCAATAAGGTTGGCCCAAATTGAATTGCCTCCCAAAAGCGACTGGACCCACTGATCGGGAATCAGGGCCGGATGGCCGGGCCGTCCCAGCAGAAAACCGGCCACCAAAACACCACCAGCCAAAAGAGGCAGAATCTGCTTCATAAAATCCCATGTGGATTCAACCCAGCTTTTACATTCATCTTTTGTAAACCATGCCTTGAGCATGAACCCCAGCACAATCAGCAGGGTAAAGGTGATATACCACTTGGCAGCAAAGATTGCAGGCCAAAGCCCGGCTGAGCCTTCGGCCGGTTTTGCAAATGCGGCAAATACTAGTATCAGAACCATCGTCAGAATATATAAGGTGTCTTGTAAAAGGGTTCGCTCTTTGGCATCCGAATCGGGAACATAAATTTGTCCGGCGGTTCGGGCTTCATCATCCTTTCGAAAAATTAAAGACATCAATAATCCGGTGACCACGGCAAAGACCACCGCGCCGATGGCTCGTGCCAAACCCAATTGCCAGCCTAGTATTTTTGCTGTCAGGGTAATTGCCAGAACATTGATGGCTGGCCCGGAATAAAGAAAGGCGGTAGCCGGCCCGATACCGGCTCCACGGGTGTAAATACCGGCAAACAAAGGTAACACCGTACAGGAACAAACCGCAAGGATGGTCCCGGAAACAGAAGCTACTGAATAAGACAGAAGTTTTTTTGCATTTGCCCCAAAGTACTTAAGCACGGAGGCCTGAGACACAAACACCGAAATCGCTCCAGCTATAAAAAAGGCCGGTATCAGGCAGGTCAGGACATGCTCCCTTGCATATTCCCGAAGCATCATAAAAGCCTCCAGGCCTGATTGTCTGACAATAGGATGGTTCCAGGGAATATAATAACATCCAATAAATATGGAAATAATAATCAGTAGTTTAGTCCGTTCTTTCATAGAATTACCTCCGTATTTGTGGAGCGGGTCTTATCTTATATTGTTATCAGTTTGAGCCCAACGCAGAGATCGGCAAAAATGGGCCGTTTTGAAACTGGCTCGTTTGTCTAAAGAGAAATATTTTACTTCATGCAAATATTTTCGCGTTTAATAAATGGCAGTTTTTCCACCAGCTTTAAAATTTCAGGATCGTGATTTAACCAGTGTTTAAGATTTCCTAACATATTAGATACGTAAGGACTGTCAGCACCATCTGTAAGCTGATAATTGACCCACAAACCATCTTTTCTTGAAATTACAAGTCCGGCATTTTCAAGAATTTTAAGATGCTTTGAAACACTTGGCTGGTTAATCTGCAGTATCTCCCGCAATTCACATACACACATTTTCTTATGCTGAAGCATTTTTACGATCTTGACTCTTGTCGGGTCAGAAAGAGCCTTTGTCGCCTTGATAAATTCATTCATATGACTTCCTTTATATATTCTTATATTGGAATATATTGCTATAGAATTTATTTGTCAAGCCCTATATAAATTGAATATTATTATTTACATATATCGATTCTATATCGTTATAAGAATATAGTTAAGCTATATATAAGAGACAAGATTAAAGGATAAACTGAAAAAGCTTTATTAATATGACTACTGCGAAAGAGTATAACTTGCCAGAAGGCTGCCTTTCCAGTACATGTTGGAAGGATTGTAAAAAAAATTTTTGAAAATATCGAGGCTTTCCTGGCGCAATATTCCTGAACTAATTATTATACGTCTGTTTTTGTATAACGGCGCAAGGTTTTTTATGTCACAACCTGTACCTCCACCCATAACATCTTCATATGCATATACAATCTTGCCTATACCGGAAAGCATAATAGCGCCAAAACACATAAGACATGGTTCCATGGTGCAATAAATTGTTGTTTCTTGCTTATAGATTTCATTAAAGCTTTCCATTTCTTCGAGGTTTCTTAAAGCTATCATCTCGGCATGATCAACCTCGTTTGAAATGCTTTTGGCAGTTCCTTCTCTTTTGCCTGTTGCTATAATTCTGTCTTTATATACTATAACGCAACCTACGGGAAACTCCCCTTCTTCAAGAGCTGTTTTAGCAAGATTGAGCGCTTCTTTCATAAAATATTCATGATTAATTATATTCATTGATCAAGACTCTATTCTGCAAATACTATTATCACAGGGGCAACTTCCATCAACATCATAAGCATATAAAATTCTCGATTCAGCTTCGATTCTGGCTGTGGGAATGCCGGGAAATGTAAATTTTTCCGAAAGTTTTATAAGTTCAGGTTTTGTAGGAATTGCATCAAACCCGTTTGAAATAATTTTTGCAGTTAATCCTTCAAGAATATCGGCATCCTCTCCGTTTGTAACTACTACTACCGGAATCTGATATTGGGCAATAAGCCTGGATGCAGCTATTGCTGGGCGTTGGCGGGTTGTTATAGAACCAGGGCCGTATTTAATTATCATGCATATCCGGTTTTCTAATGATACAAGAAAATCCACTTTGATTATTGCCATCTTATCTCCGGCTTGGGCTAAAAGATCATATCGCGGTTTGATATCTTTTTTTGCATATGATTTTTCATTTACAAGGAATCGGGCGATTTTTTGTCTGTAGCGTTCGTCATGTGTGTCTTCTATTGTTTCACCGGTAATTAAATCGGTTGTTTTGCCTAATATTAAATGATGACCTTCCATATTATTTTTCAACCACCATCTTTCAAATAGTTCTTTACAATTCAGTACACATGT
This genomic interval from Pseudomonadota bacterium contains the following:
- a CDS encoding YeeE/YedE family protein → MTSSDKIINWKKYFVLCSVILSGITLLAVYTRVWVLTAIPIGFLFGFFLKKGELCGSSAFSEVIMMKDRSKVFGLWIAIVVSMVGFAVLDITGFIILNPKPFLWLNYVVGGLLFGTGIVMAGGCVSGCLYKSASGNINSMAGLLGIPLGIALVEHGPFKGFQDYMKGFVLKSETGGPITLSSLTGLPFWALACIFGLLTLVFLVFKRKQSEKTYEVTSIDGGRFRKVITRPWKPWQSGLAIGILAIFAYMSSAAVGRNYPLGVTHGVLHLQLLLTDRPLKFIWSKKPAAPSISVEKEQNIDKVLSDIKPLPKPAPGKKVNVWLMLLVSGLLVGAWVSAKLSGKINFLPRPPGQTVTAFFGGILLGTGAAFATGCVIGNILSGWALMSVGMFVFGAVTILTNWAATYIYLMGGTISDFFES
- a CDS encoding cation diffusion facilitator family transporter, producing MEHGHKLADTTDKRLLITILSRSVKRLSNPSPVGAGFVAVLALVGIAGNGFSAWLLHKDSKHNLNIRGAFFHMMGDLLTSVAVLAGAIILHFTPWLWIDSILSLMIVVYILVNCFSLLKESVHVLMDGTPIGLDLMDVKRTLEELPGVAAFITCIHGLSVVIGGPYLPCCSF
- a CDS encoding TM0996/MTH895 family glutaredoxin-like protein, with amino-acid sequence MKKIQILGTGCPKCEKLTKNVQQAVKEIGTDCLVEKITDIMEITNFGVMVTPALAIDGDVKSVGKVLSPEEIVKLIAR
- a CDS encoding carboxymuconolactone decarboxylase family protein, with product MRMLAEFFPEFTELLDKMDELYASKRTIDEKTYQFICFAVSIKGRSKPCVLKHFKGALEAGATVKELSYIFALVMREAAGADDCWTHDVIGEWREIIAGNVDCGCQK
- a CDS encoding sulfite exporter TauE/SafE family protein, which produces MTPFMIAIVMALWLGILTSISPCPLATNIAAVSYIGGQISTKKGVFVAGVLYMFGRMLTYTVLGALLVSSANLVPVVANFLQNYMNIIMGPFLVLTGLLLLNIIKFNISDGAGYIANKLQGKIKRLGVLGAGLLGIVFALSFCPVSAALFFGSLFSVAVKHESSIMLPAIYGIGTALPVLGIAVLMGISTQLVSRAYNKLSVFEIWARKITAVVFILAGIYYCFTYIF
- a CDS encoding TM0996/MTH895 family glutaredoxin-like protein; protein product: MEIKVLGPGCSKCKKTEEIVRQVVAEEGITANIEKVTDIMQIAGYGVLGTPAIIINGEVKSVGKIPKKEEIKTWIGK
- a CDS encoding permease, which encodes MKERTKLLIIISIFIGCYYIPWNHPIVRQSGLEAFMMLREYAREHVLTCLIPAFFIAGAISVFVSQASVLKYFGANAKKLLSYSVASVSGTILAVCSCTVLPLFAGIYTRGAGIGPATAFLYSGPAINVLAITLTAKILGWQLGLARAIGAVVFAVVTGLLMSLIFRKDDEARTAGQIYVPDSDAKERTLLQDTLYILTMVLILVFAAFAKPAEGSAGLWPAIFAAKWYITFTLLIVLGFMLKAWFTKDECKSWVESTWDFMKQILPLLAGGVLVAGFLLGRPGHPALIPDQWVQSLLGGNSIWANLIASLAGALMYFATLTEVPILQGLIGAGMGKGPALALLLAGPALSLPNMLVIGSVMGVKKTATFCTIIVIMSTIAGMIYGAF
- a CDS encoding metalloregulator ArsR/SmtB family transcription factor, with product MNEFIKATKALSDPTRVKIVKMLQHKKMCVCELREILQINQPSVSKHLKILENAGLVISRKDGLWVNYQLTDGADSPYVSNMLGNLKHWLNHDPEILKLVEKLPFIKRENICMK
- a CDS encoding nucleoside deaminase — translated: MNHEYFMKEALNLAKTALEEGEFPVGCVIVYKDRIIATGKREGTAKSISNEVDHAEMIALRNLEEMESFNEIYKQETTIYCTMEPCLMCFGAIMLSGIGKIVYAYEDVMGGGTGCDIKNLAPLYKNRRIIISSGILRQESLDIFKNFFYNPSNMYWKGSLLASYTLSQ
- a CDS encoding type I restriction enzyme HsdR N-terminal domain-containing protein encodes the protein MEGHHLILGKTTDLITGETIEDTHDERYRQKIARFLVNEKSYAKKDIKPRYDLLAQAGDKMAIIKVDFLVSLENRICMIIKYGPGSITTRQRPAIAASRLIAQYQIPVVVVTNGEDADILEGLTAKIISNGFDAIPTKPELIKLSEKFTFPGIPTARIEAESRILYAYDVDGSCPCDNSICRIES